A stretch of DNA from Melospiza melodia melodia isolate bMelMel2 chromosome Z, bMelMel2.pri, whole genome shotgun sequence:
cgtccctgcatccctgcatccctgcgtcCCTGCATCCTGCATCCCTGCGTCTCTGCATCCTGCGCCCCTGCATCCCtgcgtccctgcatccctgcatcctgcatccctgcctccctgccctaCATCCCtgcgtccctgcatccctgtgtccctgcatccTTGCATCCTTGCATCCCtgtcctgcatccctgcatcctgcatccctgcatccctgcatccctgcgtcCCTGCATCCTGCATCCCTGCGTCTCTGCATCCTGCGCCCCTGCATCCCtgcgtccctgcatccctgcatcctgcatccctgcctccctgccctaCATCCCtgcgtccctgcatccctgtgtccctgcatccTTGCATCCTTGCATCCCtgtcctgcatccctgcatccctgcatccctgcctccctgcatccctgcgtccctgcatccctgcgtcCCTACATCCCTGCGTCCCTGCATCCTGCATCCCtgcgtccctgcatccctgcatccctgcctccctgcatccctgcgtccctgcatccctgccgcAGGGAGCGCGGAGAGCGCTgtcgtgccgtgccgtgccgtgccgtgccgtgccgtgccgtgccgtgccccgTGTGCTGCGCCTCCCGCCCGGCACAGGGAGGGAGAGCGGCGGGCTGGACCAGGAGCCGGCGGCCGGGCAGCGGGGGCCGCTAGGTGACACTGCCACCCCGCGGATGAGCCCGCCCAACAGTATTTATACAGCAGGCTAAAAATTGCGCCGGAGTAATAGATTTTCCTATAGCATGACACCTATCGCAGGATAACGTCTATACCAGGATAACATCTATTGCAGTATAACATCCATActcagataaaaaaaaataaaaagttaaaatCAACAAACAACTCAAAATGTGTTTGGTCTTATTTTGTTGCTCAGTTATTACCTTTGTTGACTACCATTGAAATGAATGGGTAGATGGGAATAGCAAAGTCTCAGCTCAGCGACATAATCTCAGCCTCCTaatctgaggggttttttttgctatttatttGAAGCATTAATCCAGGGTGGTTTTTATGAAGGTTCTACAGacaaattaaaatttaaagtCAAATGTTCAGAGTAATATATatcaactttttaaaaaaaatttattattCCCATTATCACTCATGAAAATTTCAAGGTAATAAATGAGTGATTCTCTCTTTTTTCATAAGTTTTAAAAGTGCTATGGGCATAAAGATAAGTATGAATACACTGTCTTTAAAATTTTACATATGGGCATAAAAATATGTATGAATACACTGTCTGTAAAATTTTACATATGGGCATAAAAGTAAGTACGAATACACTGTCTGTAAAGTTTATTTCAAGTTAACTTGAACCTTTTTTGTATATATAGACACATAATCTGGTTAAACCAAAATAATTGAGAATTAAATATCATGCTAATTAATTtcaaagattttttaaattatttttctcttacttGAAAATGTGATTTGAAAGTTAATGGATTGAGTACTATGAAAGAAATTATAACTGACCTCAGGTTCATGTGAAAGTCACCCCAGAACAGGtatataaattatttataaatgATAAAATAACCTTGGCAGTGGTTCAGTCCAATTTGTACCACAACAGTTATTATTGTTAgcaggtggggttttttccccttcttctgacgtgtttttttttccctttccttcattGATTTGGTGTGGTTTgatgtggtttggtttggtttggtttggtttggtttggtttggtttggtttggtttggtttggcttgaCTCTTGGCTTGGCTTGTCTTGGTTtagcttggcttggcttggctttaaGCCAATTCAAGTTTTTAAATCCCTCATTTTCCTCTTTGAACTTCTCCCAGAAAAATTTGAGGCTAACAATTTTTGATGGAGAGTAGTAATTTTGTTTTCAGTAGCCACATTCTTCATGTAGGAACAAAATATTTTGTTAAGAAGGTTGAAGTGCAAATGAAGAACTGCACATTCCCAGGCTatgcccagcctgcagctctaAACTGTATTGAACTATCCTCAGTATGGTGTAGTCAGAAATTCTGTTTTGCTTCTAAACTGCAAGTTTTGCATCCATTAGCTACATGGTTCATAATTAGTGTTTGGGCCAAACAAAGAGTCAATATGATGTCATGTCTAGACAACATGTAAATTAATATGAAAGCAATTGAGTTACAAATTCTATACTAATACAAATTAATCTGAATTAAGTTTAATCCACAGTTATTAACTGATTAAATGTGGCTGTTGGTAGCTACAGGGTGCTGACTTCCATCTGTGATTATTAGGGACACAGCTTAATCACTGATGCTGCACAGGGAAATATTTAAAGCAAATGACATATACAGTGACTCTTAGTGTTTGTTAATTGAATGTAGCATCTAAGAATGAAAATTATAAAtctacatttttaaaatatgtagAAAGTCTGTTTTGATTTTCGTAATTATCTTCTGGTTTGAGTAAGCTTAGTGCATGTTTTGTTGATTCTAAGTATGTTTGCCAATTGAGAAGTTCACATTTCTGTAGGTGAAATTCTAGACCACAATGAAAATCAATACAGATTTCTAATATTTTCACTATTACTCAAAATATATGAAACCCATTGCCAGAAATAAGCAGGTATGGGTATGACATTATCCCACACTGCCAAAGCTGCTTACATTTTAAGAACTGGATATGCAGTAATGTAAACAACACAGTGACAGATGTGTCCACAAAAATTGCAAAAATGTTGATGCAAATTGAGCAAGAACCAGAGTAAATTTTGTGTAGATTTACATAATATTGTTTTAGAAAAAAATGTTCCTTTTAGGCCGTGCATGtggcatttaaatttttttcattcctAGTAGATTTTCAGTTCAGGCAATAGGTAACACgaaagtttaaaaaatataatttagaTGGAAATTACCTCGCTACAGAAAGCTTCAATGTCTATGATTTACCCACAAAGCAAAATTACAAGCAATTACTAGCTgatattttctgtgagattttgttttgttctgttctgttttgtgggttttgttttctgtatttACTGAAAAGCAGCTAAAGAGATTAGGGAAAATATTTTATACGCTCTTTGTGACTGAAGAACTAGTTCATCAGTAAATTGTCTCAAAGCTTTGGAATCTATTATTAATCTATCCCATAGTGTATATATAGCTGATAATTGCGAACTATGTGATATCAAAACCAGGGTCATTCTGTTCTATAGACTCTTTTATGGACATCCTACTCATTGCCATAATAACTGAAGCTGTCATGACAGTAGTTTGTGCCTAGCATGAAGCCCTAAACAGTTCTGACAAGCTGCAGCTCATTAAGTGACAGTCGTTTTGTTGACATGTCTATCAGCTCTCAGGGATGTACCAAGATGAATAGACCCAAAACAATAGCTCCATTTGTTAGAGCAGTAGCTTCTCTAATACACGATGAGACAATCTAGCCAAGCCGCCTTCAGCACAAAGACATAATTAATCAAATGGACAAATGGTTCAAATATTGCTCTAGTATATTCTGTAGTGGACAGAGGTTTCCATGGAAACATTGGCATTTCCATCACAGTTAATGACCATTCTGTACAATGAAGCTCCAAAAAAGATAACtatgtagagaaaaaaaaaaaaaacaaaccaaggaaccaaataaataaataaataaggaacAACTGACAGGTAAAATAACATGTTTGAGGGCGTAACTTTGTTCTGACAGTGAAATTAATGACTTCATTTTCATCTGTTTGTAGAATGCAAGGCACACATAGACCATCATGGTCATCCTGTTTGACCTGCTTAACATGGGCCTATAGCTCTGTCTGGAACTAGAGCATATGATTTAGAAAGACAGGTAGCTTTATTTCAAGTATTGTGTTTGAAGAATCTATCATGTTCCTGCTTTATTTATTCCAATATTTAAATATGCTAAGGGTGAAGAATTTGCACTATATTTTGTATTTTGCTCCAGTCCATCTAACTTTGCCTCCCAAGCAGTGCCTGCAGTTGTGCTGAAAGATTCTGAAAAAAATCAGTTCAGCATCACTTTCTGCTATATTAAAGCTGTTATTTGCAAACTTCTTTGAGTCTGACTAATGTTTCCTACACAGAGATAACATTGCTTTCTAAATAATACTCAATGTTTCTTAATGTGGTAGAGCAATAACAGATTTTTGTCTCCTGGGGGAAGCTTAATGGTCCTTTCCTTTCCTGCAACTTTCCTGCAACTTTCTTTTCCtggaacttttttttcttttctttcctgcaattttcttttcctggaaatttcctttcctttcctagaACTCTTCTGGAACTTTCATTTCCTGGAACTTTCCTGaacttccctttcctttttttttttcccctgaagtttCCTTTCCTGgaactttttttccctttaatttcctAGAACTTTCCTTCCTGCaacttttttttccattcctgGACCTTTCTTTTCCAAGAACTTTTCTTTCCTGGAAttgaattttcctttcctttcctgcaaCTTTCTTTTCCAGgaactttcctttccttttctgtaACTTCCCTTTCCCAaaactttccttccttttcccaaaattttccatttctttcctggaactttcttttccttctctgaactttcatctcctttcctttcctggaacTTTCCTTTCCAAGAAACAGAGTGGTTGCAACAGTAAGACATTTTTCAGTTTAGGAT
This window harbors:
- the LOC134432264 gene encoding putative proline-rich protein 21: PASLRPCIPASLRPGIPASLRPCIPASLRPCIPASLHPCVPASLHPCIPVLHPCILHPCIPASLRPCILHPCVSASCAPASLRPCIPASCIPASLPYIPASLHPCVPASLHPCIPVLHPCIPASLPPCIPASLHPCVPTSLRPCILHPCVPASLHPCLPASLRPCIPAAGSAESAVVPDDEPRRCQYPELEDCGCKNDQLPADTDIMWDLLLHLYACQSTGSHGPHPKILRELADVITKSFPIISEQSWEPRSVPADGSW